GCTATCAACTGGTTTTTTTCTGATAGGGGTATGTACGACGATCGGCTTATTAGTAGATGGATTTACGGGCGCTCATTTAATGAAGCGTTCTTTCCTCGGGTATGACCCGGTCATTGGGGCGCGTTTTTATGGAATGGGTAACGAATATGAGGGGGTATTAATTGGAGCCAGCCTGCTTTTTTTTGCTGCATTTTATCAATGGGAACAAGAACGGGAAAGAAAGCAAATAAAAAATGAACAGACGAACCTATCTCTAGGGGGACTGATTTTGCTTATCGTATGTATGGGGATCATTCTATGGTATCTGGCTTCTCCTCAGTATGGTACGAATGCAGGGGGATTTTTAGCAACTGGACTCGCGTATGTGGTTACATTGCTTAGATTTTATCAAATCCGTCTACGCAAAATAAGCCTCCTCTTGATAGGAGGAAGCTTATTAGTTGGTATGGCGAGTTTACTTATTATTCATCTGTTTTCGATGCAACCAATGACTCATGTAGGTAAAGTTGCTCATGACATTATAACGGGTAACTGGATAGAAGTGGGGCAGATTATTCAGCGGAAGCTGGAAATGAACCTTCGCCTAATCCGTGTTTCTTTATGGAGTAAGGTATTTTTTCTATCCCTGTTTATTGTCAGTGTCATCAGCTTTTATCCGCAGCAGTATATGCGTAGATTGTATGCCAGCTATCCCGCCTTGGTTATGGGTTTTAGCGGGATCATGGCAGGATCGTTGGCTGGCCTTTTTTTAAATGATTCAGGTATTGTGTCAGCGGCCACGTCGATCATTTTTTTTGTAAGTCCTGCACTACTCTTAACTCTACAGGAAGATAAGATAGCTAGAAAGTATTAGTCCATTGACAGCTCTTCCCATTCTGTATACAAATGATCAATAGCTGTTCGAGCCTGGCTAATCAGATCATTACGTTTCTGGGCTTCAACATGATCAGAATAAACATCAGGATGGCATAATTCTTCTTCCCAGGTAGCGATTTTTTCCTCGTTATCCTGAATGCTTTTTTCAATTTCTTCTAAACGTCGTTGGCGTTGCCGCTCTTTACGCTTCGCTTCTTTATCAAGCTCATAGGTGCTTTTTTCTGGAGTGCTTGGTCTGGCTGCTGAGGCTTTTGGATTTGTCTGTTCCACCTTTTCCTGAGCTTGTTCTACAAGCTCTTGTTTTTTATCCAGATAGTAGTCGTAATTTCCAAGGTAGCTTGTTACTCCAGTTGGAGACATCTCTAGAACGCGAGTAGCCATTTTGTTTAGAAAATATCTGTCATGGGATACAAATAAAATCGTGCCGGGATAGTCATATAGGGCATTCTCTAATACCTCTTTACTGATGATATCCAAATGGTTGGTCGGCTCGTCAAAAATCAAGAAATTGGCTTCCTTTAGCATTAATTTAGCCAAAGAGACACGTGCGCGCTCGCCGCCGGACAAGTCGCCAATTCTCTTTAACACGTCATCGCCACTAAACAAGAAGTTTCCAAGAATGGTGCGGACCTCTTTCTCCTGCATCTGAGGATAATCATCCCATAGCTCTGCCAAAATGGTTTTGCTCATATTTAACTCGCGTTGTTCCTGATCATAGTAGCCAATGGTTACATTACTTCCTAGCTCTGTATGTCCTTGTTTAGCTGTAAGCTGACCCACAATCGTTTTAAGTAAAGTAGATTTTCCAATCCCGTTTGGTCCTACTAGTGCAACGCGCTCTTCGCGTTCTAAATCAAAGGTCAACTGAGAGGAAAGCGTGACCTCCTCGTAGCCAATGGCAAGATTTCGAACCTTAAGCACGTTATTTCCGCTCATTTTGGCAATTTCAAAGGAGAAATGGGCAGATTTGTTACCCGCAATCGGTTTATCCATTCGATCCATTTTTTCAAGTGTTTTTCGTCTGCTTTGCGCTCGTTTGGTAGTAGATGCTCTAGCGATATTGCGCTGAATAAAATCCTCTAATTTAGCGACTTCTTCCTCTTGCTTTTCAAAACGGCGCAGCTCCTGCTCTAAACGCATAGCCTTTTGATCCAAATAGCGGCTGTAGTTGCCTACATAGCGTTGCGCCTGATGACGTTCGATTTCATAGACGATATTTACTAGCTTATCTAAAAAGTAACGGTCATGGGAAACGACTAGGATAGCACCCTTGTAATTTTGCAAATAGACCTCTAGCCAGGATAGAGTTTCGATATCCAAATAGTTCGTAGGCTCATCTAACAGCAATAAATCAGGTGACTGAAGAAGTAACTTCGCTAATGCCAGACGTGTTTTTTGACCACCACTTAACGTATAAATAGGTGTTTCATAATCCATGTCTGAAAAACGAAGACCGTGAAGTACACCGCGAATACTAGCTTCATAGCTATAACCGCCTTTTTCTTTAAAGGCTTCCACGCGATGTGAATAGGTC
The nucleotide sequence above comes from Brevibacillus laterosporus LMG 15441. Encoded proteins:
- a CDS encoding ABC-F family ATP-binding cassette domain-containing protein, producing the protein MILLQAEHISKSYGVETILQDISLQVQTLERIGLVGVNGAGKSTLMKIIAGELSYDSGVLRKPKDVTIGYLAQNSGLESNNSIWAEMLLVFEHLQSEEKELRKMEAMMGDPAVFEDEKKYQQIMETYSHRVEAFKEKGGYSYEASIRGVLHGLRFSDMDYETPIYTLSGGQKTRLALAKLLLQSPDLLLLDEPTNYLDIETLSWLEVYLQNYKGAILVVSHDRYFLDKLVNIVYEIERHQAQRYVGNYSRYLDQKAMRLEQELRRFEKQEEEVAKLEDFIQRNIARASTTKRAQSRRKTLEKMDRMDKPIAGNKSAHFSFEIAKMSGNNVLKVRNLAIGYEEVTLSSQLTFDLEREERVALVGPNGIGKSTLLKTIVGQLTAKQGHTELGSNVTIGYYDQEQRELNMSKTILAELWDDYPQMQEKEVRTILGNFLFSGDDVLKRIGDLSGGERARVSLAKLMLKEANFLIFDEPTNHLDIISKEVLENALYDYPGTILFVSHDRYFLNKMATRVLEMSPTGVTSYLGNYDYYLDKKQELVEQAQEKVEQTNPKASAARPSTPEKSTYELDKEAKRKERQRQRRLEEIEKSIQDNEEKIATWEEELCHPDVYSDHVEAQKRNDLISQARTAIDHLYTEWEELSMD